One Neodiprion pinetum isolate iyNeoPine1 chromosome 1, iyNeoPine1.2, whole genome shotgun sequence genomic window carries:
- the Rab19 gene encoding ras-related protein Rab-43: protein MSNRDPDNLMSMSDERFDYLFKIVLIGDCGTGKTCVVQRFRSGTFIERHGSTIGVDFSMKTVIVDGKKVKLQIWDTAGQERFRTITQSYYRSANGVVVVYDITKRSTFLSLQRWVEEVRKYTSSHVMLILVGNKCDLESLREVEKGEAEAVSEYLPEVLHVIETSAKENTNIDAMFSYLASELKRRHENRQFEEMAEETVKLGAGRELSSCSSCPYKIF from the exons atgtcaaaccGCGATCCGGATAATTTGATGAGTATGAGCGACGAGCGGTTCGATTACCTCTTCAAGATCGTTTTGATCGGTGATTGTGGTACTGGTAAAACCTGCGTCGTCCAGAGGTTTAGATCTGGGACTTTCATTGAGAGACACGGAAGCACGATCGGTGTCGATTTCTCAATGAAGACTGTCATCGTCGACGGGAAGAAAGTCAAG TTGCAGATTTGGGACACTGCTGGGCAAGAAAGATTTCGCACAATCACTCAGAGCTACTATAGATCAGCGAATGGTGTTGTCGTAG TTTATGACATAACAAAGCGATCCACGTTTCTTAGCCTGCAGCGATGGGTTGAAGAGGTCCGTAAATACACATCGTCTCATGTCATGTTGATTTTAGTCG GTAACAAATGTGACCTGGAAAGTCTGAGAGAGGTTGAGAAAGGTGAAGCTGAAGCAGTTTCCGAGTATCTGCCAGAAGTTTTACATGTTATTGAAACTTCTGCAAAAGAAAACACCAACATCGATGCGATGTTCTCATACCTGGCCTCTGAATTAAAG CGACGACACGAGAATCGTCAGTTTGAGGAAATGGCAGAGGAAACAGTGAAATTGGGAGCTGGTCGTGAGTTGTCTTCCTGTTCGAGCTGTCCATACAAAATTTTCTGA